The following proteins are encoded in a genomic region of Papaver somniferum cultivar HN1 unplaced genomic scaffold, ASM357369v1 unplaced-scaffold_10, whole genome shotgun sequence:
- the LOC113326261 gene encoding probable inactive receptor kinase At5g58300 — protein sequence MASMIGAMVLNECLLPAVKAVFAFDYWNEQIQKFPGETENLSVTISSIEDHMSKNPSEKDSILTEKLIKGKDLAERCVNVPWWNVVLKIWLLNDVMDVQNYLKDHLPPGDHSSSSYAAASSSGSRDHPQISFRDDLSVDKYSYGNGIGKTSEKFDLELLLQTKPSQLSDEHMIFGKSYLFHASGKVIKESLVLLDTVDKEKPEHHKKEMEFVEVMEKVSRISNPYVVPVRAYYFSKIDEQRLVMYDYYWKDSVHHMLHDKGSSFLDWDARVKMATSVAKGIAHIHAQKLVHGNIKSANIFLNDQDEGCISDLGQSKLFPTVPQFDRNAHKHLDPEVDDFTQITPKSDIYSYGTLLLELLFGEIDVSLPKTKGADSIKDHNLALLFRNNQVQWKNMRKIAKKCTKEARERKIDINKVLRRLGSLDSLKELTN from the exons ATGGCTTCAATGATCGGCGCCATGGTGTTGAATGAATGTCTTTTGCCTGCAGTCAAGGCAGTATTTGCATTCGACTACTGGAATGAACAAATTCAGAAATTTCCAGGTGAAACAGAAAACCTAAGCGTCACAATAAGTTCAATTGAAGATCACATGAGtaaaaatccaagtgaaaaagaCTCGATATTAACTGAAAAGTTAATCAAAGGGAAGGACCTAGCTGAGAGGTGTGTAAATGTTCCATGGTGGAATGTGGTCTTGAAAATTTGGCTCTTAAACGACGTAATGGATGTACAGAACTACTTGAAAGACCATTTGCCACCAGGTGATCATTCAAGTAGTTCTtatgctgctgcttcttcttccgGTAGCCGTGATCATCCTCAGATTTCCTTTAGAGATGACTTGAGCGTTGATAAATATTCCTACGGTAATGGAATTGGAAAGACATCAGAAAAATTTGATTTAGAGCTTCTTCTGCAAACTAAGCCAAGTCAGCTCAGTGATGAGCATATGATTTTTGGGAAATCGTACCTCTTCCACGCTTCTGGGAAGGTAATAAAAGAGTCCCTAGTATTATTAGACACAGTAGATAAGGAAAAACCGGAGCATCATAAAAAGGAAATGGAATTCGTGGAAGTCATGGAAAAGGTTAGTCGTATTAGTAACCCATATGTGGTTCCAGTTAGAGCCTATTACTTTTCCAAGATCGATGAGCAGCGTCTTGTTATGTATGATTACTACTGGAAGGACAGTGTTCACCACATGTTGCACG atAAAGGAAGTAGTTTCTTAGATTGGGATGCTCGAGTAAAGATGGCTACCAGTGTAGCAAAAGGAATTGCACATATACATGCACAAAAACTTGTTCACGGAAACATCAAATCCGCAAATATCTTCCTCAACGACCAAGACGAGGGTTGCATTTCTGACCTCGGCCAAAGCAAATTATTTCCAACGGTGCCTCAATTTGATCGCAATGCACATAAACACCTGGACCCTGAAGTGGATGACTTCACACAGATTACCCCAAAATCAGATATATACAGCTACGGAACTCTTCTCTTGGAACTTTTATTTGGAGAAATCGATGTTTCATTACCTAAAACTAAAGGAGCTGACAGTATTAAAGATCATAATTTAGCATTGCTATTTAGGAATAACCAAGTACAGTggaaaaacatgcgtaaaatagcAAAAAAATGTACTAAGGAAGCTCGGGAAAGGAAGATAGATATAAACAAGGTGCTGAGAAGGTTGGGGTCGTTGGACTCGTTGAAGGAACTAACAAATTGA